Below is a window of Cytophagaceae bacterium DNA.
CTGAACTGATATCCTCAGTTTTGATGTTTTCAAATCTCACAAAATCCTGTGTGGGATTAGGATAAAAAACCGCCAATGCTTTTCCGTCAAAATTCACATTGATCATTTTTGAGTAATCCTCAGTGCCATCCTTGTCAACCATTTTAAGCCTGTAATAATTATTCCCGGCAAAAGGTTTTTCGTCAATAAAACTGTATTCATTTTTTTTAGATTCAAATCCTGCACTTTCTATTCTGCCAATACTTTCAAAACCTCTTGCGTCTTTACTTTTTTGAACCACAAAATGAGAGAAATTGGTCTCTGAGGCGGTGGACCAAAGGATGGAGATGGATGCGGGTTTATTTTGGGTTGTAAAATTGGTTAAATTGACAGGCAATGGAACTGACCCAGTAACTGATAATGATTTCAATCTTAAATGTCCTCCTGAAGCAGTTCCATTATAACCATAAATTTTAAAGACAATCGGTGCTCCATTATTTATAAAATTAATTGGTATTGAAAAAGGAGTATCTGTTGTTCCAGATAAAGAATTTACCGCAGTAAAAACTTCAGCGTCTCCACTATTTTGATAAGATACTACAATATTTGCAGGTCCAGTGGCTGTTCTTTGCAAAGTCATTTCAAAATTTGTCACATTTAATTGATGGGTAATGGATGGGGTAAAAGTAAAAGTTAGAAATTTCAAATTATCTAGAGTCGTTGTAAGCCCCCAAGAACTACTATTTAATGTATTAGCAGTTGGGCCAGAAGCTGCTGGAACCCCTAAGGACCCTGATCTTGTTAAAACCGTAGAACTTGAATTTGATGCTACAGAACCCACCGGAACAGAAGATTCATTACCTAACATTCCAGCAAAATTGTATGACAAAATTGTTTGTGAATAACAATTTCTCCCAATAATTAAAAATAATAGAAGTAAACTTTTTTTCATAATCTGTTTTACTTTAAGGTAATTAAAGGTAATAAATTTAAATATTATTTAAAAAAAATTAATCACATCCACCATTTTGAGCTTTAAAAACAACACCTTTTTCTGCAATAAACCCAGGTTTGAGCTCAATACTTGGTGCAAAATACTGAATATTAGACGAATTACCAATGATATTAGTCACAACAATTTTACCATCTACTTTTGAAGCAAAAACATCTCCTATTTGATTTAAATAATCATCTGTTGGGCTTTCAAGAGTAATTAAATTAGAACAAGGTGACAAAACAGGCCTTATATAATACTCAAATTGTGAAATTGTAGCATAATGATCCGAAGTTGTTGAACCATAATTAGCAATGATTGGCCTGTAACTTGTTACTGAGTTTGTCTTATATTTAAATCCGGAATGTTTATTCATAAATTCATCAGACAAAATTTGATGATCTATATAATCAGAAAAGGTTCCGGTACTAGCACATCCAATTGCACTAAAAACATCGGTAATAGGAAACCAAAAAGGATTGGGCCTCACACTATTTAAAAGTGTGTCTGAAGGATTTTGGTGTAAAAATGGAGCGTAGGTACTGGCATGACCACCCACATAGATTGATTGATCCAAATCGTCATTCAAATCTCCCAACACCATTGTTTTGCGTGAAGGATACTGGGCTTGAAGCGTATCATATAATACTTTTACGTCAAACTTCCTTCTTTCATAATCTTCTGCTGCTGAGCCTGATTTCGCATGTAAACCGACAAATAATATTGTGTCCTTTTTGCCGCCTATATCTATCCCTGCCATAAATTGAAAAGGTAATCTTCCAGAACCCCAAAACTGCGATTTTCTTCCGGTTGGAGGGTAAGACGCCAATGCCATGGAATCAAGCATGGGTCTGGAAAATATTTTACTAACAATTTCTTTTTTGTAAATTACACAAACTCTTTGACCAAAAGGATCGGGAGCGTCGATATAAGAATAAGAATAAGCTGAAGAACATTCGCCGGTGTAGGTATTGGCTCCATGAGCTGTATTTAAGCCTTCAATCAATTTGCCGAAAGATGTAGTATTGTCTTCTGGATCAGCAGCATTATAACTACATATTTCCTGCAACATATATACATCGGCGTGAGCATTATTTAAAACTGTGATGCAATTATTTAATTGTAATGCTTCATTGGTAGGCCCAAAACCTGTATTTCCCAACCATTCCAAATTCCAATTGAAAATATCAAGCTTATCCGGGGCCTCGGTATAACTGGTTACTCCACATCCCCCGCTTGGCAAACAAGGAACTGAACTTTCCTGAAAATCACTTAAATATCTCGGGAAAATTTGAGTCTTATTTGCACTACCTGTTGCATTTACAAATCTACCAATCACCCCGACTATGTCTTGCGTGATATTTGGTATGCCGGCTCCAATGATGGAAACCGCCCCTGCATCGATTCTTATCTCTGAAAATCCCTGAGCATTACAGGCACTCAAATTGTAATTGGTGCCTGAAATAAATGTACCGTAGTTTAATACATTTATGCTCTTTATTTTTACTAATTTCCCTTCATTAATATTCAAAAACGCAGTCAAAGTGGTGTCAGTAGGTGGATTGTTTGTATCAAATTCCATAGGGGAATCCACAACGCCTCCGGCAATTTTATCAAAACAAGTTGTGGAAACGATTTCCGCTTCGCCATTAAACCTGGTCGGTATTCCGGTTAAACTAACCCAATCGCCCAATTTTAGTGAATTTGTTGATACAATATTGGATTGAAATATCGCAATTCCGCCTGTTGAATCTTGTAAATAGAATTTATTTGAACCAAAAACACCTGTCACTTTTCCTTTAATTGTGTATGGAACTAGACCAGTATAACTGGATTGGATAGGGATTGTCCGTCTAACTGAATCAATATCGATAGGTGTTCCACAAAACAATCCGTCAGAAACTCTGCCATCTAACTTAATATTCAAATTAGTAGCTCCTCCCCCATCGTGAACAATATTAAAACCAGTGCCACCATAAACTCCAACGTTTAAATTTGATTTTAATCTGGTAAAAATTTGAGTTTGTGTCAATGAATTATCAGCATAAGCCAAAGTGAGGGTATCGCCAAAACCTGAACTTTCATTTAACGATATTTCAAAATTTGCCGGTGCTTTTAGCCCGATATTTCCGGTTGCAGGTGTTAAATTAATACCCGTTAATGCATAATTATTTGGAACCGAAGGACCATTATTAACCAAATAATTGATATCTGAAATAGTTCTTTTGGTAGTAAGCAATGTTGGAGAAGTATTAGCTTCGCCGATGAGCTTTACATCATCTATTAGCCAAAGTTCAAAAGTTGAATTGTTTTTTATGGAAATTCTGAAATAAAGGTTAGGGACTGAGGGTAAATCGGTTAAGACAATTGAAGAGTGACCATTCGCAATCAAACCGCCACCAGAGGCTGTAAAGGAACCAAAATTGCCGGCACCGCTATAAAATCTTGAAGCAACACCTGTTGCATCAAATTTCCAGCAAGCATTATTTGATGTAGCATGACCTTTAACCTCAATTTCCTTGTAATAGTTAATACCATCAACACTGCATAAAACTTCGAAAACATCGGATGATTCGATACCATTGGTAGATGTCGTGGTTGAATAAGAAGCCAATTTGAGGTTAAATTCTATGTTTTTTTGATACAGGGTATTTACAGGGCTTAAATCAAAAATTAAAGTACCATTGTTGACTCCGAAACTCTGTAAACCAGAATTAAAAAGATTCGCTGAGGCAGGCCTTCCTGAGGATGAATTTTGTCCACTTTGAATACTTCCACCGGTTCCGGAAACTGTATAATTCCATGCGGGACTAGCAGGTGCAGCCTCAAAATCTTGTTGAGAGATAATGGTTTGGGAAAAAACAGAATATAAAGAAAATACAAATCCAAAAAGGGTAAGTAAAGTTTTTTTCATTGACGAAGAAGTATATTTTTCAGAGAACTTGTTAAGTTCCACAAACTTAAAAAAAAGACGTGGAAACTTTTAGGTTTCAGTATTAAATAATAGTAAAATTTTTATACAAATGTTAGAAAAACAGGTAAGTAAATTTGTTGCTTTAAAAAATTCCATTTTAACGGCAACAAATTCATTTAAAAAAATTAAATTATAACAATTATAAATCAATTCTGCCCTAAAGGAATCCTAAACCTTGGTTTTTCAATGGCTTCGGGTTTAAACTGGCCAAACCAATGATTGATTTCGTCAAAAACAGTCAGGTTGATCGCATAAATCACAAACTGTCCTTTCTTTTTTGAACTAACCAGGTCGGCTTGTCTCAACAGATCCAAATGATGCGAAATGCTGGGTTTCGACATATTAAATCGCTCTGAAATCTCTCCTGCCGACATTTCTCCCAATCTCAAAATCTCAAGTATTTCCCTACGAGTAGAATCATTCAGAGCCTTGAAATATTTATCCATAAATAAAATTTTTAATTTGTTTATTTCTACAAATAACTAAATAAATATTTAAAAATAAAAAAAATACCACTTTTTTTTCCTACATAAACTCAAAACAACATTTCAAGCTTAATAAATTGGTATATTTGTATTTTGGAATGCCTGTTTACACAGTTGGCAGTTTTTGAAATTTTTTATAATTCGTTTTAAATGAAAGTCCTGAAATTTGGAGGCACTTCGGTAGGCTCAATAGAAAGTATTCAAAAGGTAATTGAAATCATAAATCATAACCTAAAAAACAATGAATCAATTGCTGTGGTTTATTCGGCAATGGGCGGAGTAACCAATAAATTGATTGAATCCGGCCAAATGGCAGCCAAAAATGATACACAATATTTAGAAATTCTTAAAAATATTGAAGAACGCCATATCCATGCTATCAGGGCATTAGTTGACGTAAAATCTCAATCCTCCATTATTGCCAGAATCAAAGGTTTATTTAATGAACTGGAAGACCTTTTGAAAGGAATCACTTATCTGAGAGAAATCAGTAATCGCACACTCGATCTCCTGGTAAGTTTTGGGGAGAGGCTTTCTACACAGATTATTGCATACACCTTACAGTCGCAAGGTATTGATTCTGAATACATTGACGCAAGAGAGATTATCAAAACCAATAGTAATTATGGTTATGCTGAGGTTGATTTTCCTAAAACTGATGCATTGATTAAATCAAGAATTTCAGAAAATAAAAAAGTATATTGTGTTACCGGTTTTATCGGGTCAAATGACGAAGAAATCACGACTACCCTTGGCCGTGGTGGATCTGATTATACCGGTTCTATTCTGGGAGCTGCTTTGGAAGCATCGGTTATTGAAATTTGGACCGACGTCAACGGCATGATGACCGCTGACCCCAGAAAAGTAAAAAATGCATTTTCTATTCCCGAAATTTCATATTCTGAGGCAATGGAACTGTCGCATTTCGGTGCAAAAGTTATTTACCCGCCCAGTTTGGTACCTGCCTTTCAAAAAGATATTCCAATTAAAATCCTGAATACTTTTCAACCGGAACATATTGGAACAACGATTGGCAGACATTACGTACAAAGAAATCATTCTATCACTGGAATTTCGTCCATTGACGACATCTCATTGGTAAATCTTCAGGGTAATGGTATGATAGGAGTTGCGGGTGTTTCTGCGAAGCTTTTTGGTATTTTGGCTGAAAATAAAATCTCCGTTATTCTGATTTCCCAGGCTTCTTCTGAGCATTCAATATGTTTTGCAATCGATCCAAAATCTTCTGAAAAAGTACAGGAAATACTGGAGCAAGGATTTAAAACTGAAATCCATAATGGTGATATTGAGAATATTAACATCCAGCAAAATCTATCGATAATTGCGGTTGTAGGTGAGGGCATGAAATCCACTTCTGGTACTTCCGGAAAACTGTTTTCTGTTTTAGGTAAAAACGGGATCAACGTTGTGGCCACTGCACAGGGTTCTTCCGAGCTCAACATCTCAGTAGTAATCAGAAAAAAAGATATCAGTAAAGCTCTCAATGCTATTCACGAAACTTTTTTTGAGGTTGACGGATTCACCCTGCATCTGTTTTTACTGGGCCCAAGTGGATTAATTGGAAATACGCTTTTAAAACAGATTTCCCAGCAAGCCAAATATTTGAAATCAGAAAAAAATCTGAATCTAAAACTTACCGGTATTGCCAACACTAAAAAAATGCTTCTAAATCCTAATGGGATAAAAATAAACCATTGGGAAAAAAGTCTGGATACCGAAGGCGAAATGGTAAATTTAAGTGAGTTTATCGCGGATATACAGGCAATCAACCTTGCAAACAGTGTTTTTATCGATTGTAGTGCCGACAAAGACATCGTCCAATATTATTATCCTTTGCTAGACAGCAGCATTTCAGTGGTCACACCCAATAAAGTTGCCAATTCAGGGCCATATTCACAATATCAGGCTTTGCAAAATATTGCAAAAAAACGAAATGTGAAATTTCTTTATGAAACCAACGTAGGTGCAGGTTTGCCTTTGATAAATACTCTTCAGGGACTGATAAACAGTGGTGACAGAATACATAAAATAGAAGCCGTATTGAGTGGCACTCTTTCCTATATTTTCAATACGTTTTCACCCGAAAAAAGTTTTGTTGAGGTAGTGAAAGAAGCAAAAGCTAAAGGTTATACCGAGCCTGACCCACGGGATGACCTCAATGGGACGGATGTTGCCAGAAAAATTCTGATTTTAGCAAGGGAATGTGGCTTTCCGCTTGAATTTGAGGAAGTAGTTATTAATCCTCTTTTGAGTAAGGAAGCCTTGAATGCCAAAAATGTGGAAGCTTTTTATGACCAATTGGAAAAGGAAAATGAACAATACGCCCAAAAAGTAAATGAAGCAAGTAAAAAAGGCGAAGTACTGAGATTTATTGCCAAACTCGAAAATGGCAAAGCGAGTATCGGCCTTACTTCTGTTGGTAAAAGCCATCCATTTTTCAATTTAGCCGGCTCTGAAAATATAGTATCATTTACCACAGAAAGGTATTTCAACAACCCATTGGTCGTAAAAGGCCCGGGTGCAGGAGCAGAAGTAACTGCTATGGGAGTTTTCGCAGATATAATAAGTTTAAGTAGTTTTTTAGCATAAAATAAGTGGATACAATTAGAGTTTTCGCCCCTGCAACGGTAGCCAATGTGGCTTGTGGATTTGATATTTTTGGCTTGGCGGTAGATAATCCCGGCGATGAAGTCATCGTAAAAAAACGCAATGATAACCAAATCGTGATTCAGGAAATCACGGGTGACAATGGAAAACTCACTTTTGACCCTAATAAAAACACTGTAACTGTACCTATTATCAAGTATCTGGAGCACCTCAACAAAAACACAGGTTTTGATGTGATATTACACAAAAAAATGCCTTTGGGTAGTGGCCTCGGAAGTAGCTCAGCGAGCTCAGTGGCAGGTGTTTTTGCGGTAAACCAACTCCTCAATCAACCTATTCCAACTAGAGAACTGCTTCAGTTTGCGATGGAAGGGGAAAGAATTGCCTGTGGCTCAGCACACGCTGACAACGTGGCTCCTGCCCTGATGGGTGGTTTTGTGGTTATCAGATCATACTCTCCACTTGATTTTTTCAATGTAAGCACACCTGAGGAATTATTTGTCACTATTGTACATCCTGATATTGAAGTCAATACCAAAGATGCCAGATACATCCTCAAAAATGAGGTATCTTTGAAGAAAGCAATTTCGCAAATGGGAAATGTGGCCGGAATGATAGCTGGTTTAATTTCAGGTGATTATAGTTTAATTTCGCGTTCGATGGTTGATCTAATTATTGAACCGGTTCGTTCAATTTTGATCCCTCAATTTTTTGAAGTAAAAATGGCTGCCATTGAAGCAGGGGCACTTGGATGCAGCATTTCGGGTGCTGGCCCATCAATATTTGCTTTTTCAAAAGGCAGAGAAACCGCAGAAAAAGTGGCAATTGCTATGGCTAAAGAATTTCAGAAAGTGGAAATAAAAACCAATGTGTTTGTTTCTCCCATCAACACCATAGGACCAAAGATTTTAGATTAAGACTAGTTTTTTATGAAAGCTAAAAACATAAATGAGATTTTCAGATCAGCCATTGCTGATTACCATCTCACTGACCATGTGGATGCCAGTATGCCACAGAGATTTGAAAATGAGAAATTTTCTACACTTTTATATTTAAAAAATTGGATTGACACAGTTCAATGGCACCTGGAGGACATCATCAGAGATCCCGAAAATGACCCTAAATATCTGGTAGAAATAAAAAGAAGGATTGATGCCTCCAACCAACATCGGACTGACACTGTTGAGCAAATTGATGAATACCTTTTTGAGCAATTGAAAGAAACAAAAACTGATTCTGCCGCAAAAATGAACTCCGAAACGCCAGCCTGGCTATTGGATCGCATGTCGATTTTACAGTTAAAAATCTATCATTTTGAAGATCAGTTAAAAAGAAATGACCTGAATGATGAATTGAGAAAATCAGTTAGTCATAAGCTTTCTGTATTGAAAATTCAGGAAGGCGACCTGGAAACCTGTTTTGATGAATTGATGGAAGATTTGAAATCAGGAAAAAAATACATGAAATTGTACAAACAGATGAAAATGTACAATGACCCCAATCTCAATCCGGTATTTTATAATAAAAAATGAAACCGCCTAAAAACATCTTGGTTTTCAGGTTTTCGGCTATGGGCGATGTAGCCTTGACCTTGGTGGCATTTAAAATCTTACTCGAAAAATATCCCCAAACACAAATTAACTTAGTCACAAGATCAAAATTTTCTGTTTTTTTCGAAAATCAAAAAGGTATTTCTGTGATATCGGTTGACTTCGAAAATTATAAGGGAATATTCGGACTTTATAATTTATACAAACATCTAAAAACTTTTAGTCCGGAGATTGTTTTTGATTTACACCAAAATATCCGTACTTTTTTTTTGAAAGTTTTTTTTCGTTTTTCCGGTATAAAATCTTTCACGATGGACAAAGGAAGACAAGAAAAACGTGCTTTAATTTCAAACAAAATATTCAAAAAATTACCACACACAGTTCAAAGATACTTAGATACATTTTCTAAAAGTGCTCATTTTGAAAACTTGATTTTTGATAATAAAAAAACACAAGTATTTGATTTTCAGGCAAAAAACTACCCTGAGGTAAATGAATTCTTACAAAATTTTTCAGAAAAAAAACTAATAGGAATTGCCCCTTTTGCCCAGCACAAGGGAAAAATTTGGCCAATTGAAAACTATCGTATCCTTTGTGAAAATATTAAATCATCTTTTCCTGATTCGGAAATACTAATATTCGGTGGGGGGAAAAAGGAAAATGAACTAATTGATTCAAACTTGTCAAAAAGTGGAAATAATATGGTAGGTAGATTTTCATTAATTGAAGAGATTTACCTTATTTCCAATCTTAAATTGATGATAACAGGCGACAGTTCCAACATGCATTTTGCGGCTATGGCGGGCATTCCTGTAATCAGTATTTGGGGTGCCACACATCATTTCGCAGGATTTGGTCCGATTTTTCAACCAGAAGAAAACTTAGTAGAAATACCCAAAGAAGAACTAACCTGCAGACCTTGCTCAGTATATGGGAACAAGCCCTGCCAAAGAGGCGATTACGCCTGTTTAAATTGGATTACCCCTGAGATGGTTCTTGAAAAATCAAAAAAAATTATTGAATTAAATCAGAATCATCCTTAATTAACCCAAAAAGCTCTCTGTTTGACTTATTTGGATATATTTTTAATTTCAGGCAATTCTTCTTTTACAGGCAAAGCCAATATTTCCTCAGCAAATTTAGGAAGATCCATACCTCCAAAAGTACCAGAAGACATCATTAAAAGATTGGAGTGGAACCAGTTTTGTCCTTTTAAGAAATTCACCAAATCTTCCTGTTTTGTAAAAACTTTCAGGTCTTCTCTCCCAAAATATTTCCTGATATCATCAATCGACAATTCCGGCATTTTTTTCATTTCCAAAGTATGAGGAGAGAAAAATACAACTGCCACATCGGCATCGTCTAATTTTTGAGAATATTGAGGTAAAAAGTCTTTATTGAGACTGGAATATGTATGCAATTCATAACAGGCAATCAACCTTCGGTTATCAAAAAGCTCTTTGGTGGCATTGGTGGTGGCACCAACTTTACTTGGAGCATGAGCAAAATCCCGGTAAATTATAGTATTATTATTTGAACCCAGTGTTTCTAACCGTTTGGCCGCACCTTTAAAACTCTTAATAGCCTCATAAAACATCTCTTCTGTAATTCCGATTTGATCCAATATGATTTTTGCCCCCTGAAGGTTTTTCATATTGTGTTCTCCGAAAATAAACAGCGGAACATCTCCACCAGCTGTTTCCAGATGAACCCTGCCATTTACAACTTTGTATGGATGCTTTTCGTATGGGAATTTTAAAATACCATCATGCTCTTTTTCACAGACCTCTTTTAAAACTTTGTCAGTTTTATCATATAACAAAACGCCTGACTTTTCCATACCATTGATGAGGTCTTCAAAGGCTTTAACATAACTTTCAAAAGTAGGAAATACATTGAAATGATCCCATGCAACGCCACTAATAAGCGTAATATGTGGGTGATAAAATAAAAACTTAGATTTCATTTCAATGGCCGAAGACAGATATTCATCCCCCTCAATTACAATTACTGGGGCGTCTTCTGTCAGCTTTACCATCAGGTCAAAGCCCTCAATCTGAGCTCCGACCAAATAGTCAAAATTACGTTTATGAAAGGCCAAAACATGCAAAATAATACTCGTAATGGAGGTCTTTCCGTGGCTACCGGCTATTACAATTCTCTGTTTATTTTTGGACTGTTCATAAATATATTCAGGAAAAGAATAAACTTTTAAGCCTAATTCAGTGGCTCTTAAAAGCTCCGGATTGTCTTTTCTGGCATGCATACCCAGAATTATGGCTTCCAGATCTGAATTTATTTTCTCAGGAAACCAACCAAACTTTTCTGGCAAAATTCCGGCCTTTTCAAGTCTTGATTTTGCAGGTTCATAGATTTCATCATCCGAACCACTTACCTGATAGCCTTTTGAGGCCAATGCCAAAGCCAGGTTGTGCATTACGGCACCACCTACCGCAATAAAATGTATTTTTCCGAGCTTATCTGCCATATTTTTTAATAAATAATGCTATTTCTTCTCAATAAAACAATTATTGTTATTCTATGAAAAGCTTATTTGCAAAGTTCTAAAAATTATGTCAATTTTGCACGAAATTTTTCCAAAAGCCTGAGTGCTGTATTCAAAATAAATGAAAAGATACATCGATTTGATTCAACAAACATTTGAATTCCCTACCCGCGAATTCGGTGTTGACCAATCAAACAACTTACTGTTTAATAATGTACCCTTGATGGATGTCATCAAAAGATACGGTACTCCATTGAGAATCACATACTTACCAAAAATTGGTGAACATATTGAGCACTCAAAGGTTCTTTTCAAAAATGCGATGAAAAAATACAATTACAAGGGTAGTTATACTTATTGTTATTGTACCAAATCCTCACATTTCAAGTTTATTTTGGAAACCGCCCTAAAGTACAACATACATTTAGAGACTTCCTCGGCATTTGATATGCCTTTGTTAAAGACCCTTTACAAAGAAGGAAAAGTTTCGAAAGACACCTTTATTATCTGTAACGGGCACAAAATGCCGCAGTATTTGGAATATATCACAGAGTTTTTAAACGACGGATTTACCAATTGTACTCCGGTATTGGACAATCTGGGTGAAATTGACTACTATCTTGAAAATGTAAAAGCTGAAAATGTAAATCTGGGTATAAGAATTGCTACTGATGAAGAGCCCACCTTTTCATTTTATACTTCCAGATTGGGAATCAGATATAAAGATGTTGATGACCTTTACAATGAAAAAATCAAACCAAATCCAAGGTTTAAGCTCAAAATGCTACATTTTTTCATTAATTCTGGAATAAAAGATACCGCATACTATTGGTCGGAGCTTACAAGGTTTATGTTTAAATATTGTGAACTCAAAAAAATATGCCCTGAACTTGACTCCATTGACATCGGTGGCGGTATGCCTATTCAGACTTCGATTGTCTATAATTTTGATTACCAGGCAATGGTAGATGAAATTATTGAAAATATTCAGTGGATTTGCCATAAAAACAATGTACCGGTACCTAACATTCTTACTGAATTTGGAAGCTATACAGTAGGCGAAAGTGGGGCCATTTTGTATAAAATCATCGATCAGAAACAACAAAATGATCGCGAGCTTTGGTATATGATTGACGGCTCGTTTATCACTCAATTGCCTGATTCATGGGGAATTGGCCAAAAATACATCATGCTTCCGGTAAATAATTGGGATGCACCTTATACCAAAGTTAACCTGGGTGGATTGACCTGTGACTCTGCGGATTATTATAACACAGAGTCACATTCTGAAGACCTTTATATGCCAATGGTTGACGACAATAATACGGAAGAGGAGCAATATATTGGTTTCTTCCATACGGGTGCTTATCAGGAGTCTCTGGGTGGCTATGGAGGTATTCAGCATTGTTTGATTCCGGCCCCAAAACATGTTTTGATTGATTATGATGAAAATGGAAATCTTTGTACCGAACTTTTTGCTCCTGAACAAAAAGCTGACACCATGTTGAAAATTCTGGGTTACAAGACTGAAAGAGCAAAACCAGAGCCTCTGACATCTTCAGAGTTGAATCATTAATTTAGGCATAAAAATTGTACTGTTGAAAATATACTATTAGGATATTTAAAACGTTAAAACCAGAAAAAAATCGATGAAAACAAAAATTGCACTTATAGCCTTTTGTTCGATGGTGCTTTTCGCTTCATGCAAAAAACAACCTTGCCCCGCTTACGGTAAAAATACCAAAGAGCTTAAAACCGCCATAAAACATACTGTATAAGGTAAAACCGATTTCTTAAAGGTTTATTAATACTCTGCTTTTGAATCAATAATAATATTAGGTTTCTATATTATTTATTGAAAATTGTTATTTTTAAAGAATTTTAATCTTTAAAAATTGGAAAAAAAGTAAAAATCCCTGTTATTGCAATTCAATAGGATTTTATTAATGGCCAACATCATCAAACTTAAGTCTGTAGAAAGTCAGGATGGAATACTCTCGGTGTTTGAGCATTTGATGCCCGGGCATATAGAAAGAGTGTATTTTATTTATGGGGTGCCCGAATTCAGGATTCGTGGCGGTCACAGGCATCATACCACCTGGCAGGGTTTAGTTTGTCTCCACGGCTCATGTAAAGTTTATGTTCAGGAAAGTTATCATTCCGATGAGACCTTTAATTTAGACGATCCACAAAAATGCCTTCTTCTCAGACCAAATGACTGGCATCAAATGTATGACTTCTCAGATGATTGTATTCTTTTAGTTATGGCGAATAAAAATTACGACCCTAAAGATTATATTGATGAAGCCTACAAACAGGAAAAAATCATAACTTTGAGTGACGTTTTTAATTCACTTTAATGAATATTCCTTTTTTTCCTTTAAAAAAACTCAATGAACCGTACCATTCCGAATTCAAAGAAATTTTTGAAGAGTTTCTGGATTCAGGATATTATATACTTGGCGAAGGGGTTAAGTCATTTGAATCTGAATTTGCCAACTATTGTAATGCGAAACATGC
It encodes the following:
- a CDS encoding T9SS type A sorting domain-containing protein, coding for MTLQRTATGPANIVVSYQNSGDAEVFTAVNSLSGTTDTPFSIPINFINNGAPIVFKIYGYNGTASGGHLRLKSLSVTGSVPLPVNLTNFTTQNKPASISILWSTASETNFSHFVVQKSKDARGFESIGRIESAGFESKKNEYSFIDEKPFAGNNYYRLKMVDKDGTEDYSKMINVNFDGKALAVFYPNPTQDFVRFENIKTEDISSVVVHKINGEYLGETHPTTDGIDISGFKSRELILQLKMKNNQTITSRIIKNL
- a CDS encoding winged helix-turn-helix transcriptional regulator: MDKYFKALNDSTRREILEILRLGEMSAGEISERFNMSKPSISHHLDLLRQADLVSSKKKGQFVIYAINLTVFDEINHWFGQFKPEAIEKPRFRIPLGQN
- the thrA gene encoding bifunctional aspartate kinase/homoserine dehydrogenase I, which codes for MKVLKFGGTSVGSIESIQKVIEIINHNLKNNESIAVVYSAMGGVTNKLIESGQMAAKNDTQYLEILKNIEERHIHAIRALVDVKSQSSIIARIKGLFNELEDLLKGITYLREISNRTLDLLVSFGERLSTQIIAYTLQSQGIDSEYIDAREIIKTNSNYGYAEVDFPKTDALIKSRISENKKVYCVTGFIGSNDEEITTTLGRGGSDYTGSILGAALEASVIEIWTDVNGMMTADPRKVKNAFSIPEISYSEAMELSHFGAKVIYPPSLVPAFQKDIPIKILNTFQPEHIGTTIGRHYVQRNHSITGISSIDDISLVNLQGNGMIGVAGVSAKLFGILAENKISVILISQASSEHSICFAIDPKSSEKVQEILEQGFKTEIHNGDIENINIQQNLSIIAVVGEGMKSTSGTSGKLFSVLGKNGINVVATAQGSSELNISVVIRKKDISKALNAIHETFFEVDGFTLHLFLLGPSGLIGNTLLKQISQQAKYLKSEKNLNLKLTGIANTKKMLLNPNGIKINHWEKSLDTEGEMVNLSEFIADIQAINLANSVFIDCSADKDIVQYYYPLLDSSISVVTPNKVANSGPYSQYQALQNIAKKRNVKFLYETNVGAGLPLINTLQGLINSGDRIHKIEAVLSGTLSYIFNTFSPEKSFVEVVKEAKAKGYTEPDPRDDLNGTDVARKILILARECGFPLEFEEVVINPLLSKEALNAKNVEAFYDQLEKENEQYAQKVNEASKKGEVLRFIAKLENGKASIGLTSVGKSHPFFNLAGSENIVSFTTERYFNNPLVVKGPGAGAEVTAMGVFADIISLSSFLA
- a CDS encoding homoserine kinase, which translates into the protein MDTIRVFAPATVANVACGFDIFGLAVDNPGDEVIVKKRNDNQIVIQEITGDNGKLTFDPNKNTVTVPIIKYLEHLNKNTGFDVILHKKMPLGSGLGSSSASSVAGVFAVNQLLNQPIPTRELLQFAMEGERIACGSAHADNVAPALMGGFVVIRSYSPLDFFNVSTPEELFVTIVHPDIEVNTKDARYILKNEVSLKKAISQMGNVAGMIAGLISGDYSLISRSMVDLIIEPVRSILIPQFFEVKMAAIEAGALGCSISGAGPSIFAFSKGRETAEKVAIAMAKEFQKVEIKTNVFVSPINTIGPKILD
- a CDS encoding DUF4254 domain-containing protein, with the protein product MKAKNINEIFRSAIADYHLTDHVDASMPQRFENEKFSTLLYLKNWIDTVQWHLEDIIRDPENDPKYLVEIKRRIDASNQHRTDTVEQIDEYLFEQLKETKTDSAAKMNSETPAWLLDRMSILQLKIYHFEDQLKRNDLNDELRKSVSHKLSVLKIQEGDLETCFDELMEDLKSGKKYMKLYKQMKMYNDPNLNPVFYNKK
- a CDS encoding glycosyltransferase family 9 protein; the encoded protein is MKPPKNILVFRFSAMGDVALTLVAFKILLEKYPQTQINLVTRSKFSVFFENQKGISVISVDFENYKGIFGLYNLYKHLKTFSPEIVFDLHQNIRTFFLKVFFRFSGIKSFTMDKGRQEKRALISNKIFKKLPHTVQRYLDTFSKSAHFENLIFDNKKTQVFDFQAKNYPEVNEFLQNFSEKKLIGIAPFAQHKGKIWPIENYRILCENIKSSFPDSEILIFGGGKKENELIDSNLSKSGNNMVGRFSLIEEIYLISNLKLMITGDSSNMHFAAMAGIPVISIWGATHHFAGFGPIFQPEENLVEIPKEELTCRPCSVYGNKPCQRGDYACLNWITPEMVLEKSKKIIELNQNHP